The Vicia villosa cultivar HV-30 ecotype Madison, WI linkage group LG1, Vvil1.0, whole genome shotgun sequence genome includes a region encoding these proteins:
- the LOC131607149 gene encoding protein CYSTEINE-RICH TRANSMEMBRANE MODULE 13 has translation MSYYDHQQQPPIGVPPPQGYPQKDAYPPPGYPSQGYPPQGYPPQQGYGYPPPQQYAQQPPQRQEVGFLEGCLAALCCCCMLDACF, from the exons ATGAGCTACTACGATCATCAACAACAGCCTCCAATCGGTGTTCCTCCCCCACAAG GGTATCCTCAGAAAGACGCTTATCCTCCACCAGGTTACCCTTCACAAGGTTATCCTCCACAAGGGTATCCTCCTCAACAAGGCTATGGCTATCCTCCACCACAACAGTATGCTCAACAACCTCCTCAGAGACAAGAAGTTGGTTTTCTTGAAGGATGTTTGGCTGCACTGTGCTGCTGTTGTATGCTAGATGCTTGCTTTTAG